A genomic segment from Conger conger chromosome 2, fConCon1.1, whole genome shotgun sequence encodes:
- the pcgf5b gene encoding polycomb group RING finger protein 5-B isoform X3: MAAQRKHLVKDFNHFITCYVCKGYLIKPTTVTECLHTFCKSCIVQHFEDSNDCPKCGIQVHETNPLEMLRLDNTLEEIIFKLVPGLREREEQQEIEFWKKNKSKENDGPRSKKPRMDDDDEEGGDQDYHRSDPQIAICLDCLRNNGQMGENIVKGLMKKFIRCSTRVTVGTIKKFLSLKLKLPSSYELDVLCNGEIMGKDHTMEFIYMTRWRLRGENAYPMVLEYRPRIDFG; the protein is encoded by the exons ATGGCTGCACAGAGGAAGCACCTGGTCAAAGATTTTAACCATTTCATCACCTGCTACGTGTGCAAGGGATACCTGATCAAGCCTACCACAGTGACAGAGTGCCTCCATACGT TTTGTAAAAGCTGCATCGTCCAACACTTTGAAGACAGCAACGACTGCCCCAAATGCGGCATCCAAGTCCATGAAACAAACCCTCTGGAAATGTTACG GTTGGATAACACCTTGGAAGAAATAATTTTCAAACTTGTGCCTGGACTCAGGGAAA GGGAGGAACAACAGGAGATCGAATTCTGGAAGAAGAACAAGTCAAAAGAGAATG ATGGCCCCAGGTCCAAGAAGCCCAGGATGGATGATGACGATGAGGAAGGTGGAGACCAGGACTACCACAGGAGCGACCCCCAGATAGCCATCTGCCTGGACTGCCTCCGTAACAACGGGCAGATGGGGGAGAACATCGTGAAG GGCTTAATGAAGAAATTTATACGCTGCTCGACTCGGGTGACCGTCGGAACAATTAAGAAGTTTCTTAGTTTGAAGTTAAAGCTTCCAAGTTCTTACGAG CTGGATGTTCTATGCAACGGAGAGATCATGGGGAAGGACCACACCATGGAATTCATCTACATGACCAGGTGGAGACTCCGGGGTGAAAAT GCTTATCCCATGGTGCTGGAGTATCGGCCGCGAATTGACTTTGGTTAA
- the pcgf5b gene encoding polycomb group RING finger protein 5-B isoform X1 — translation MAAQRKHLVKDFNHFITCYVCKGYLIKPTTVTECLHTFCKSCIVQHFEDSNDCPKCGIQVHETNPLEMLRLDNTLEEIIFKLVPGLREREEQQEIEFWKKNKSKENGDEDGPRSKKPRMDDDDEEGGDQDYHRSDPQIAICLDCLRNNGQMGENIVKGLMKKFIRCSTRVTVGTIKKFLSLKLKLPSSYELDVLCNGEIMGKDHTMEFIYMTRWRLRGENAYPMVLEYRPRIDFG, via the exons ATGGCTGCACAGAGGAAGCACCTGGTCAAAGATTTTAACCATTTCATCACCTGCTACGTGTGCAAGGGATACCTGATCAAGCCTACCACAGTGACAGAGTGCCTCCATACGT TTTGTAAAAGCTGCATCGTCCAACACTTTGAAGACAGCAACGACTGCCCCAAATGCGGCATCCAAGTCCATGAAACAAACCCTCTGGAAATGTTACG GTTGGATAACACCTTGGAAGAAATAATTTTCAAACTTGTGCCTGGACTCAGGGAAA GGGAGGAACAACAGGAGATCGAATTCTGGAAGAAGAACAAGTCAAAAGAGAATGGTGATG AAGATGGCCCCAGGTCCAAGAAGCCCAGGATGGATGATGACGATGAGGAAGGTGGAGACCAGGACTACCACAGGAGCGACCCCCAGATAGCCATCTGCCTGGACTGCCTCCGTAACAACGGGCAGATGGGGGAGAACATCGTGAAG GGCTTAATGAAGAAATTTATACGCTGCTCGACTCGGGTGACCGTCGGAACAATTAAGAAGTTTCTTAGTTTGAAGTTAAAGCTTCCAAGTTCTTACGAG CTGGATGTTCTATGCAACGGAGAGATCATGGGGAAGGACCACACCATGGAATTCATCTACATGACCAGGTGGAGACTCCGGGGTGAAAAT GCTTATCCCATGGTGCTGGAGTATCGGCCGCGAATTGACTTTGGTTAA
- the pcgf5b gene encoding polycomb group RING finger protein 5-B isoform X2, with protein MAAQRKHLVKDFNHFITCYVCKGYLIKPTTVTECLHTFCKSCIVQHFEDSNDCPKCGIQVHETNPLEMLRLDNTLEEIIFKLVPGLREREEQQEIEFWKKNKSKENEDGPRSKKPRMDDDDEEGGDQDYHRSDPQIAICLDCLRNNGQMGENIVKGLMKKFIRCSTRVTVGTIKKFLSLKLKLPSSYELDVLCNGEIMGKDHTMEFIYMTRWRLRGENAYPMVLEYRPRIDFG; from the exons ATGGCTGCACAGAGGAAGCACCTGGTCAAAGATTTTAACCATTTCATCACCTGCTACGTGTGCAAGGGATACCTGATCAAGCCTACCACAGTGACAGAGTGCCTCCATACGT TTTGTAAAAGCTGCATCGTCCAACACTTTGAAGACAGCAACGACTGCCCCAAATGCGGCATCCAAGTCCATGAAACAAACCCTCTGGAAATGTTACG GTTGGATAACACCTTGGAAGAAATAATTTTCAAACTTGTGCCTGGACTCAGGGAAA GGGAGGAACAACAGGAGATCGAATTCTGGAAGAAGAACAAGTCAAAAGAGAATG AAGATGGCCCCAGGTCCAAGAAGCCCAGGATGGATGATGACGATGAGGAAGGTGGAGACCAGGACTACCACAGGAGCGACCCCCAGATAGCCATCTGCCTGGACTGCCTCCGTAACAACGGGCAGATGGGGGAGAACATCGTGAAG GGCTTAATGAAGAAATTTATACGCTGCTCGACTCGGGTGACCGTCGGAACAATTAAGAAGTTTCTTAGTTTGAAGTTAAAGCTTCCAAGTTCTTACGAG CTGGATGTTCTATGCAACGGAGAGATCATGGGGAAGGACCACACCATGGAATTCATCTACATGACCAGGTGGAGACTCCGGGGTGAAAAT GCTTATCCCATGGTGCTGGAGTATCGGCCGCGAATTGACTTTGGTTAA